From Polaribacter butkevichii, a single genomic window includes:
- a CDS encoding glycoside hydrolase family 2 protein gives MSSFILTSCANTNQDLSKEAITEKGNRIKYNFNLDWKFIKENPEKAQDKNFDDSSWSTVSAPHTFNDIDTFDDLSLGGHKGEKNQWRGTVWYRKHFKLPAKEADKKVYIEFEGVRQIADVYINGHYLGKNQTGFIPFGYDISSYLKFGTEENVIAVKVNNDRKSDNFRDNDPLVWNHEHWHPTHGGIYRNVFLHTMDPLHVTLPLYDNLETVGTYVYADNITATNADVTTNAEVLNEYETEKEVTYVTQIVDREGQVVATSSANKKLKAKEKFTFSTTASVSNPKRWYTRNPYMYKVLTFLKEGDKIVDRYETPLGIRSFEFNKDSGFYNNGEHAKLHGWGQKPTNTWAGLGAALPDWLREYTFDLMDKAGGNFIRWGHCAGSPAEVAFGDKYGFVTLMPGVSGESQDEGEVWDIRIKAFKDMMVYYRNHPSIFIWEGGNWAETEAHYKEILDIIATVDPNGKRLMGNRRSDTKIESEKYVTIEVGTEGWEREFASLPLIESEYMRDEAPRRIWDKYSPDDNFWNNPNLSKNTYDIGSEQFAVGQVHHWWTKMGKKPFHSGGANWVFSDGPHGGRNPTEVTRASGEVDGVRLPKEAFYAVKAMWRPEAQIHVIGHWNYKEGTKKDMYVISNCETVKLYVNGNLLGTNSKPVDGYVYKFSNVEWKSGEIKVEGYLNDKLVVSQTKKTIGDPVAIKLTPITGAKGWLADGSDIALLDFEVVDKNGNRCPLDAGRVDFTISGPAIWRGGYNSGKANSTNNLYLDTEAGINRVAIRSLLKAGDVTITASRKGIKPATITLTSLPIDITDGLTTTLPQGYYDGVIAEEPVPVHIPKMPPYVPGIKNRSELFTNFSYTGDAKAMLRTTMNWGKKAYTDLDQNYTVIPGYLRFAEYIRTPNSDTKYWARDQLQFIAGADMEIYVLHDDRVKRPAFLLEDYKDIGDNVNVGTVTMSVFKRTAKKGESIIMAGNSDSGVPKDSRMYTVIGKKIK, from the coding sequence ATGTCCAGCTTTATTTTAACGTCTTGTGCCAATACAAACCAAGACCTATCTAAAGAAGCAATTACTGAAAAAGGTAATAGAATCAAATATAATTTTAATCTGGACTGGAAATTTATTAAAGAAAATCCGGAAAAAGCACAAGATAAAAATTTTGACGATAGCTCTTGGAGTACAGTAAGTGCACCACATACCTTTAATGATATAGATACTTTTGATGATTTAAGCCTTGGTGGCCATAAAGGAGAGAAAAATCAGTGGAGAGGTACTGTGTGGTATAGAAAACACTTTAAATTACCAGCAAAAGAAGCCGATAAAAAGGTGTATATAGAGTTTGAAGGTGTACGTCAAATTGCAGATGTGTACATTAATGGACACTATTTAGGTAAAAATCAAACAGGGTTTATTCCTTTTGGATATGATATTTCATCATATTTAAAATTTGGTACAGAAGAAAATGTTATTGCAGTTAAAGTGAATAACGATAGAAAAAGCGATAACTTTAGAGATAATGACCCTTTAGTTTGGAATCATGAACATTGGCATCCAACACATGGTGGTATTTATAGAAATGTTTTTCTACACACAATGGATCCTTTACATGTTACCCTACCACTTTATGATAATTTAGAAACTGTTGGTACATATGTTTATGCAGATAACATTACAGCTACAAATGCAGATGTAACTACAAATGCAGAGGTTTTAAATGAATATGAAACAGAAAAAGAAGTTACCTATGTAACACAGATAGTAGATAGAGAAGGGCAAGTAGTGGCTACTTCATCAGCAAATAAAAAATTAAAAGCTAAAGAAAAATTTACATTTTCTACAACAGCAAGTGTATCAAATCCTAAACGTTGGTATACACGTAACCCATATATGTATAAGGTTTTAACTTTTTTAAAAGAAGGAGATAAAATTGTTGATAGATATGAAACTCCTTTAGGTATTAGAAGTTTCGAATTTAATAAAGATTCTGGTTTTTATAATAATGGAGAGCATGCAAAATTACATGGTTGGGGACAAAAACCTACAAATACATGGGCTGGTTTAGGAGCAGCATTACCAGATTGGTTAAGAGAGTATACTTTTGATTTAATGGATAAAGCAGGTGGTAATTTTATACGTTGGGGACATTGTGCAGGATCTCCGGCAGAAGTTGCTTTTGGAGATAAATATGGTTTTGTAACATTAATGCCAGGGGTGTCAGGAGAATCTCAAGATGAAGGAGAAGTTTGGGATATTAGAATAAAAGCATTTAAAGATATGATGGTTTATTACAGAAATCATCCATCTATTTTTATTTGGGAAGGTGGTAATTGGGCAGAAACAGAAGCGCACTATAAAGAAATATTAGATATTATTGCAACCGTTGATCCTAATGGAAAGAGATTAATGGGTAACAGACGTTCTGATACAAAAATAGAGTCTGAAAAGTATGTTACCATAGAAGTAGGAACAGAAGGATGGGAAAGAGAGTTTGCTAGTTTACCTCTTATAGAAAGTGAATATATGAGAGATGAAGCCCCAAGACGTATTTGGGATAAATACTCTCCGGATGATAATTTTTGGAACAATCCTAATTTAAGTAAAAATACTTATGATATAGGATCAGAACAATTTGCCGTTGGTCAAGTACATCATTGGTGGACTAAAATGGGTAAAAAACCATTTCATAGTGGTGGCGCAAATTGGGTGTTTTCAGACGGACCTCATGGAGGTAGAAACCCTACAGAGGTTACAAGAGCTAGTGGAGAAGTAGATGGAGTTAGATTACCTAAAGAAGCTTTTTATGCAGTAAAAGCGATGTGGAGGCCAGAAGCTCAGATACATGTTATTGGTCATTGGAATTATAAAGAAGGAACTAAAAAAGACATGTATGTAATTTCTAACTGCGAAACGGTTAAATTATATGTAAATGGTAATTTATTAGGAACAAATTCTAAACCAGTTGATGGGTATGTTTATAAATTCTCTAATGTAGAATGGAAATCTGGTGAAATTAAAGTAGAAGGATATTTAAATGATAAATTAGTAGTCTCGCAAACAAAAAAGACAATTGGAGATCCAGTAGCTATTAAATTGACACCAATTACTGGGGCCAAAGGATGGCTTGCAGACGGGTCTGATATTGCATTATTAGATTTTGAAGTTGTTGATAAAAATGGAAATAGATGTCCTTTAGATGCAGGTCGTGTAGACTTTACTATTTCTGGTCCTGCAATATGGCGTGGGGGATATAATAGCGGAAAAGCAAATTCTACCAATAATTTATATTTAGATACAGAAGCCGGAATTAATAGAGTAGCAATTCGTTCTCTTTTAAAAGCAGGCGATGTAACAATTACTGCGTCAAGAAAAGGGATAAAACCGGCAACTATAACCTTAACTTCTTTACCAATTGATATTACTGATGGATTAACAACAACACTTCCTCAGGGGTATTATGATGGAGTTATTGCGGAAGAACCAGTACCAGTTCATATACCAAAAATGCCTCCTTATGTACCAGGAATTAAAAATAGAAGTGAATTATTTACTAATTTTAGTTATACAGGTGATGCAAAAGCGATGTTGAGAACTACAATGAATTGGGGTAAAAAAGCATATACAGATTTAGATCAGAATTATACTGTTATTCCAGGTTATCTAAGATTTGCAGAATATATTAGAACTCCAAATTCAGATACAAAATATTGGGCTAGAGATCAGTTGCAATTTATTGCAGGGGCAGATATGGAAATTTATGTATTGCATGATGATCGTGTAAAAAGACCAGCGTTTTTGTTAGAAGACTATAAAGATATTGGAGATAATGTTAATGTTGGTACAGTAACAATGTCTGTTTTTAAAAGAACAGCCAAAAAGGGAGAAAGTAT